In Rothia mucilaginosa, one genomic interval encodes:
- a CDS encoding ABC transporter ATP-binding protein gives MAHHRPAEPREQMSPQERAETRERSMALLRQMLRPHRGALALSIISVLLVSGSSAIAPILIARVLDSSIEPLKQGDVSPLLTLLAFFVAATAVTAIFSWVNVAYTVRVSLGVVVYLRKRVFRHAQSLSVSFHERYTSGKVISRLTSDIDTVRSFLDSGISQLAITLLSMVISAVAIFLLDWRIGLFMLVMGVPIYFLTRWFQKAAVPVFRTMRTESAHLTSRFVETFTGIRAVKAFGAEAQMRSEYAQASERYRLAVMDSIKIFGVYSPVLMLLGNVFIAGALVLGGYAVLGGTMQIGTLLALVIYANRVFEPVMQLSEFYNMFQSAMSALEKLSSFLAEEPEVAEPEHPHERAVESAAESSAAEGGSGTVHGALVELDSAVFGYTSDRHALKETSLRIEPGTTVALVGATGAGKSTIAKLVARFYDVSAGQVRIDGVDVRQLADVQLRREVLMLTQEVFLFSASILENIRMGNPQASDEQVKAAAKAVGADTFIERLRDGYESQLGRGGITLSAGQRQLVSFARVFLANPRVLILDEATASLDIPSERAVQAALRTVLAGRTALVIAHRLSTVLSADRVLVIHEGSVVEDGSPQQLIASGGRFAAMYASWDELNQVQETEA, from the coding sequence ATGGCCCATCATCGTCCGGCGGAGCCGCGGGAGCAGATGAGCCCGCAGGAGCGCGCGGAGACGCGTGAACGCTCGATGGCGCTGCTACGCCAGATGTTGCGCCCGCACCGTGGGGCGTTGGCTCTGTCGATTATTTCGGTGCTTTTGGTCTCGGGTTCCTCGGCGATTGCGCCGATTCTGATTGCCCGCGTTTTGGATAGTTCCATTGAGCCGCTCAAGCAGGGTGACGTTTCTCCCCTGCTGACCCTGCTGGCGTTCTTTGTGGCGGCTACCGCGGTGACCGCGATTTTCTCGTGGGTCAACGTGGCGTACACGGTGCGTGTGTCGCTGGGTGTGGTGGTGTACCTGCGTAAGCGGGTATTCCGTCACGCGCAGTCGCTGAGCGTGTCGTTCCATGAGCGGTACACCTCGGGCAAGGTCATTTCGCGTTTGACCAGCGATATTGATACGGTCCGCAGCTTCTTGGACAGCGGCATCAGCCAGTTGGCGATTACCTTGCTGTCCATGGTGATTTCTGCGGTCGCTATTTTCCTTCTGGATTGGCGTATTGGTCTGTTCATGCTGGTCATGGGCGTGCCGATTTACTTTTTGACGCGCTGGTTCCAGAAAGCTGCGGTGCCGGTTTTCCGTACGATGCGTACCGAGTCTGCGCATTTGACGAGCCGTTTTGTGGAGACGTTTACGGGTATCCGTGCGGTGAAGGCGTTTGGTGCGGAGGCGCAGATGCGTTCCGAGTATGCTCAGGCGTCGGAGCGTTACCGCCTTGCGGTGATGGATTCCATTAAGATTTTCGGCGTCTACTCGCCCGTGCTGATGCTTTTGGGCAATGTGTTTATTGCCGGTGCGTTGGTGCTGGGTGGTTATGCGGTGCTGGGCGGCACCATGCAGATCGGTACCCTGCTGGCGCTGGTGATTTACGCGAACCGTGTGTTTGAGCCGGTCATGCAGCTCTCTGAGTTCTACAACATGTTCCAGTCGGCGATGTCAGCGCTGGAGAAGCTGTCGTCGTTCTTGGCTGAGGAGCCGGAGGTTGCTGAGCCTGAGCATCCGCATGAGCGCGCTGTAGAGTCTGCAGCTGAGTCTAGCGCTGCTGAGGGCGGGTCCGGCACGGTTCACGGTGCCCTGGTGGAGCTGGATTCGGCGGTCTTTGGGTACACTTCGGATCGTCACGCTTTGAAGGAGACGAGCCTGCGCATTGAGCCGGGTACGACCGTGGCGCTGGTTGGTGCTACGGGTGCCGGCAAGTCGACGATCGCTAAGCTGGTGGCTCGTTTCTACGATGTTTCAGCCGGTCAGGTGCGTATTGACGGCGTGGACGTTCGCCAACTGGCGGATGTGCAGCTACGCCGTGAGGTGCTCATGCTCACCCAAGAGGTGTTCCTGTTCTCCGCGTCGATTCTGGAGAACATCCGCATGGGTAACCCGCAGGCATCAGATGAGCAGGTGAAGGCTGCCGCGAAGGCGGTGGGCGCTGACACGTTCATTGAGCGTCTGCGTGACGGCTACGAGTCGCAGCTGGGCCGTGGCGGTATTACCCTGTCGGCGGGTCAGCGTCAGCTGGTGTCCTTTGCTCGCGTGTTCTTGGCGAATCCGCGGGTGCTAATTCTGGATGAGGCGACGGCTTCGCTGGACATTCCGAGTGAGCGCGCGGTGCAGGCGGCGCTGCGAACCGTGTTGGCAGGGCGTACGGCGCTGGTGATTGCGCATCGCCTCTCGACGGTTCTGAGCGCTGATCGTGTGCTGGTGATTCATGAGGGCTCCGTGGTGGAGGATGGCTCCCCGCAGCAACTGATTGCCTCCGGCGGTCGTTTTGCGGCGATGTACGCCTCCTGGGATGAGCTGAATCAGGTTCAGGAGACTGAAGCCTAG
- a CDS encoding cation:proton antiporter, with protein sequence MFSTLSPLFLTDLGTSGALLASGTTLSEGSSHDSGQFVSIFWITLVALISPVLSRLTGKKIPDVVFLLIFGLLIGPNMLNLASSEGGIPLLKELGLGMLFLIAGFEINVSSLRSRQGYSAIATWVVCFALGMAGAAVITSFSHELNTYIAVGVALSSTALGTLLPMLKSHGAAGTPVGNAVLVHGAVGELLPIFAISLLLSSRSPGMAFVVLLAFMVVAVIVALIPHRLFAHVPGLRQIMAAEANTTGQTVLRLAMFLLATLIMCTALFDLDAVLGAFAAGLILRTLTPPAALHMITHRLEVVGFTFMIPLFFVVSGMGIDVSAVVANPLGLLAVVVGILLCRGVPVLLAEHFFDTRSGLATRAQKVQLALYSAAGLPIIVAVTEVATSSGLLEKSTASLLVAGGALTVLLFPLWALGIRQAFGSAEPSAQAPSRKEQMNALKAQRNAQTKLATGVVPVVRLKSQADSVPAEVEDASADSCTASRGVAKKRKGSAGGSAKK encoded by the coding sequence ATGTTTTCGACTTTATCCCCTCTTTTTCTGACGGATTTGGGGACTTCTGGTGCTCTTCTTGCTTCGGGCACGACTCTTTCGGAAGGGTCGAGCCACGATAGCGGCCAGTTTGTGTCCATTTTCTGGATTACGTTGGTTGCACTGATTTCTCCGGTTCTTTCACGCCTGACGGGTAAGAAGATCCCCGATGTGGTTTTCCTGCTCATTTTTGGTCTGCTCATTGGCCCGAATATGCTCAACCTTGCCAGCAGTGAGGGTGGTATCCCACTGCTGAAGGAGCTGGGCTTGGGCATGCTCTTTTTGATTGCGGGCTTTGAAATTAACGTGTCCTCGCTGCGTAGCCGCCAGGGTTATAGCGCTATTGCCACATGGGTGGTGTGCTTTGCTTTGGGTATGGCGGGTGCGGCGGTGATTACGTCGTTCTCGCATGAGCTGAATACGTATATTGCGGTAGGTGTGGCGTTGAGTTCCACGGCGTTGGGTACTCTGCTGCCGATGTTGAAGTCTCACGGTGCCGCCGGTACGCCGGTGGGTAATGCGGTGCTGGTGCACGGTGCTGTGGGTGAGCTTCTGCCGATTTTCGCTATTTCGTTGCTGCTGTCTTCGCGTTCGCCGGGCATGGCGTTTGTGGTGCTGCTGGCATTTATGGTGGTTGCGGTGATTGTGGCGCTGATTCCTCACCGTCTGTTTGCGCATGTGCCGGGTCTGCGTCAGATTATGGCCGCGGAGGCGAATACGACCGGTCAGACGGTTCTGCGTCTTGCGATGTTCCTGCTGGCGACCCTGATCATGTGTACTGCCCTTTTTGATTTGGATGCGGTGCTCGGTGCCTTTGCGGCGGGCCTGATTCTGCGTACGCTGACCCCTCCGGCGGCTTTGCATATGATAACTCACCGCCTTGAGGTGGTTGGCTTTACGTTCATGATTCCGCTGTTCTTTGTGGTCAGCGGTATGGGCATTGATGTGTCTGCCGTGGTGGCTAATCCTTTGGGTCTGCTTGCCGTGGTGGTGGGTATTCTGCTGTGCCGTGGTGTTCCGGTGCTGTTGGCGGAGCATTTCTTCGATACCCGTTCGGGGTTGGCCACTCGCGCGCAGAAGGTGCAGTTGGCGTTGTATTCGGCTGCGGGTCTGCCGATTATTGTGGCGGTGACGGAGGTTGCGACCAGTTCGGGTCTTCTGGAGAAGTCCACGGCGTCGCTGCTGGTTGCCGGTGGCGCGCTGACGGTTCTGCTGTTCCCGCTGTGGGCGTTGGGTATTCGTCAGGCGTTTGGTTCTGCTGAACCATCTGCGCAGGCGCCGAGCCGTAAGGAGCAGATGAATGCGCTGAAGGCTCAGCGTAATGCTCAGACAAAGCTTGCCACGGGCGTGGTTCCGGTGGTTCGTCTAAAGTCGCAGGCTGATTCTGTTCCTGCCGAGGTTGAGGATGCTTCGGCTGATTCCTGCACTGCTTCTCGGGGTGTGGCCAAGAAGCGTAAGGGCTCAGCAGGGGGTTCTGCCAAGAAGTAG
- a CDS encoding metallophosphoesterase has product MCENAVNARVPVAVPGARGSSPLLKKVAGAVAATAALGAATAAYGHFIELNNFQLRTESLPVLPAGSPDFRILHISDMHMIPGQQKKIDFMHSLAALEPDLVMNTGDNLSHVDGMGPLLEALDPLMDFPGVFVPGSNCYFAPVFKNPARYLWQPRTPQMIEEGSRVALPIERMHDAFESRGWTGLINRYDTLNLKGLRLEFSGVDDPHLRYDEHPGFAPGAFDEGEEPSIRIGVAHAPYMRTLHRFVQDGAQAIFAGHTHGGQVCLPGGHALVSNCDLPPSRAKGVSEQSGVPVQVSAGLGTSRFAPVRLFCPPEAILVTLTASDKEQGASATSAGGRS; this is encoded by the coding sequence CGCGGCTCCTCCCCGCTCCTGAAGAAGGTAGCGGGGGCGGTAGCCGCCACTGCAGCCTTGGGGGCCGCCACGGCGGCGTATGGGCACTTTATTGAGCTGAATAATTTTCAGCTCCGCACCGAGTCCCTGCCGGTGCTGCCCGCCGGTAGCCCCGACTTTAGGATTCTGCATATTTCAGATATGCACATGATTCCGGGCCAGCAGAAGAAGATTGACTTCATGCACTCGCTGGCTGCTCTGGAACCGGATTTGGTGATGAACACGGGCGATAACCTCTCCCACGTGGACGGTATGGGCCCGCTGTTGGAGGCGCTCGACCCGCTCATGGACTTCCCCGGCGTGTTTGTGCCCGGCTCCAATTGCTATTTCGCGCCAGTTTTTAAGAACCCGGCACGCTACCTGTGGCAGCCGCGCACCCCGCAGATGATTGAGGAAGGCTCGCGCGTAGCCCTGCCCATTGAGCGGATGCACGACGCTTTCGAGTCGCGCGGCTGGACGGGCCTGATCAACCGCTACGACACGCTAAACCTCAAGGGTCTGCGCCTGGAGTTCTCCGGTGTGGATGACCCGCACCTGCGCTACGATGAGCACCCCGGATTCGCCCCCGGCGCCTTCGATGAGGGTGAGGAGCCGAGCATCCGTATCGGCGTCGCGCACGCCCCCTACATGCGTACTCTGCACCGCTTCGTGCAGGACGGCGCGCAGGCTATTTTTGCCGGTCATACGCACGGCGGTCAGGTCTGTCTGCCCGGCGGTCACGCTCTGGTCAGCAACTGCGATTTGCCGCCTTCGCGTGCGAAGGGTGTGAGTGAGCAGTCCGGTGTTCCGGTTCAGGTTTCTGCCGGTTTGGGTACCTCTCGTTTTGCTCCGGTGCGTCTGTTCTGCCCGCCGGAAGCGATCCTGGTAACCCTCACGGCTAGCGATAAGGAACAGGGCGCCTCCGCTACCTCGGCGGGTGGTCGCAGCTAA
- a CDS encoding ABC transporter ATP-binding protein: MSEASTAHTTKRRRNPFLETASEPTPDPIDYAHGQRAPRTLAAYARPIRVRWGVGLLVAFGAGALEIAIPQMLQIIVDHLSQSTTESAIWIAGGLVLLLGIAHASFMYWRRWLIVDPTSTIELSMRMNFFDRLLSAPLSLLDRWPSGQLLTRSMSDLGTIRRWLSFGIVQMLTVAVMFLVGGFFMLRSSPSLALVFVVTVPILVLSLVNFTRKYYRASHEIQQMTGDLSTRIEESVRGIRVIKALGRSPEQIQEYSESVDALQVREYGRSMLVARVALYQGLIVGVSTAVALAVGASQVAAGTLSLGAMTAYFAVQTTVLSHVTRSTALMSAYLSYKVALERHNEVMDEPGFEAVPLVRGSAAVSVPGHPQGASDSSTVAGVSAQGGSGKETMQYPSGGAVSVTFDHVQFSYDAAKAPAESTTEANSEVASETKAPEVSVLKDVNFKVFPGEILALVGATGSGKSTVLSLVPRFYEPTSGSLRFGTRDTADMSLEEVRAQTAFVFEEAVLFSGTVRENVLMGVAEQYEHGTEDEDYPAAEELEATLQTALQLAACDFVAELPQALDTVIGEEGLSLSGGQRQRLSLARALAKRPSVLLLDDPFSALDVNTEERIITGLREGLEGLGGATTLLTAHRPSTVALADRVLLMVDGAVVAEGTHAELMDSSEQYRQLMTMEEEA; the protein is encoded by the coding sequence ATGTCTGAAGCATCTACAGCACACACGACTAAGCGGCGCCGCAACCCCTTCCTGGAGACCGCGAGCGAACCGACCCCCGACCCAATCGACTACGCGCACGGTCAGCGTGCCCCGCGCACCCTCGCCGCGTATGCGCGTCCGATTCGTGTGCGCTGGGGTGTGGGTCTGCTCGTGGCCTTCGGTGCCGGTGCCCTTGAGATTGCTATTCCGCAGATGTTGCAGATTATTGTGGATCATCTCTCGCAGAGCACCACCGAGAGCGCCATCTGGATTGCTGGCGGTCTGGTGCTTCTGCTGGGTATTGCGCATGCCTCCTTCATGTATTGGAGACGCTGGCTGATTGTGGACCCGACCTCCACGATTGAGCTGTCCATGCGCATGAACTTCTTTGACCGGCTGCTCAGCGCCCCGCTTTCTCTGTTGGACCGTTGGCCCTCCGGTCAGTTGCTGACCCGCTCCATGAGCGATTTGGGCACGATTCGCCGTTGGCTGTCTTTCGGTATCGTTCAGATGCTGACTGTTGCGGTGATGTTCCTGGTCGGTGGCTTCTTCATGCTGCGTTCTTCGCCGTCTCTGGCGCTGGTGTTCGTGGTGACCGTGCCGATTTTGGTGCTGTCGCTGGTGAACTTCACCCGCAAGTACTACCGCGCTTCACATGAGATTCAGCAGATGACGGGCGACCTCTCAACCCGTATTGAGGAGTCGGTGCGCGGTATCCGCGTGATTAAGGCGCTGGGCCGCTCCCCCGAGCAGATTCAGGAATACTCCGAGTCCGTGGATGCCCTGCAGGTGCGCGAGTACGGCAGGTCGATGCTGGTGGCTCGCGTTGCCCTGTACCAGGGCCTGATCGTGGGTGTCTCCACGGCGGTAGCGCTGGCTGTGGGCGCTTCGCAGGTTGCGGCGGGCACCTTGAGCCTGGGCGCGATGACCGCCTACTTTGCGGTGCAGACGACCGTGCTCAGCCACGTGACGCGCTCGACCGCGCTGATGTCTGCCTATTTGAGCTATAAGGTGGCGTTGGAACGCCACAACGAGGTTATGGACGAGCCCGGTTTTGAGGCGGTGCCGCTGGTTCGTGGCTCCGCGGCTGTGTCTGTGCCCGGGCATCCGCAGGGTGCTTCTGATTCGTCAACAGTAGCTGGAGTGTCCGCTCAGGGCGGCTCCGGGAAGGAAACTATGCAGTACCCCAGCGGTGGCGCAGTATCTGTCACTTTCGATCACGTTCAGTTCAGCTACGATGCTGCCAAGGCGCCGGCTGAGTCTACCACTGAGGCGAATTCTGAAGTTGCTTCTGAGACGAAGGCACCCGAGGTTTCGGTGCTGAAGGACGTAAACTTCAAGGTCTTCCCGGGTGAGATTCTGGCGCTGGTGGGTGCAACCGGTAGCGGCAAGTCGACCGTGCTGTCGCTGGTTCCGCGTTTCTACGAGCCGACCTCCGGTTCCCTGCGTTTTGGCACCCGAGATACCGCCGACATGTCTCTTGAGGAGGTGCGCGCCCAGACCGCGTTCGTCTTTGAGGAGGCGGTGCTCTTCTCCGGCACGGTCCGCGAGAACGTGCTGATGGGCGTTGCCGAGCAGTACGAGCACGGCACCGAGGATGAGGACTACCCCGCCGCAGAAGAGCTGGAGGCGACCCTCCAGACCGCGCTGCAGCTGGCTGCGTGCGATTTCGTGGCGGAGCTTCCGCAGGCTCTGGATACCGTCATTGGTGAGGAGGGTTTGAGCCTGTCCGGTGGTCAGCGTCAGCGTCTGTCGTTGGCGCGTGCTTTGGCGAAGCGCCCCTCTGTGCTGCTGCTGGATGACCCGTTCTCGGCGCTGGATGTGAACACCGAGGAGCGTATTATTACCGGCCTGCGTGAGGGTCTGGAGGGCCTGGGTGGCGCTACTACCCTGTTGACGGCGCACCGCCCCTCCACGGTAGCTCTGGCTGACCGCGTGCTGCTGATGGTTGATGGTGCCGTGGTCGCTGAGGGCACTCACGCTGAGCTGATGGACTCTTCGGAGCAGTACCGTCAGCTGATGACGATGGAGGAGGAGGCCTAA